The following coding sequences lie in one Pseudomonas syringae CC1557 genomic window:
- a CDS encoding amino acid ABC transporter permease has translation MYQPPGWLHELWAAREVLWSGFLTSIQCSALAILFGTLIGMCAGLTLTYGGFFARLPVRLYVDLIRGTPVFVLVLAVFYMVPALGWQISAFQAGAIGLTLFCGSHVAEIVRGALQAIPRGQIEASKAIGLRFNQTLRYVLLPQAMRQILPTWVNSSTEIVKASTLLSVIGVAELLLSTQQVIARTFMTLEFYLFAGFLFFLINYAIELLGRHIEKRVALP, from the coding sequence ATGTATCAACCCCCTGGCTGGTTGCACGAGTTGTGGGCCGCACGTGAAGTGCTCTGGTCCGGCTTTCTGACCAGCATCCAGTGCTCGGCGCTGGCGATTCTGTTCGGCACCCTGATCGGCATGTGCGCCGGTCTGACCCTGACCTATGGCGGATTCTTCGCTCGCTTGCCGGTTCGGCTGTATGTCGACCTGATTCGCGGCACGCCGGTGTTCGTGCTGGTGCTGGCGGTGTTCTATATGGTGCCGGCGCTGGGCTGGCAGATCAGTGCGTTTCAGGCTGGCGCGATAGGCCTGACGCTGTTTTGCGGCTCTCACGTTGCGGAGATCGTGCGCGGTGCCTTGCAGGCCATTCCGCGAGGTCAGATCGAGGCGAGCAAGGCGATTGGCCTGCGCTTCAACCAGACGCTGCGGTATGTGCTGCTGCCTCAGGCGATGCGTCAGATCCTGCCAACCTGGGTCAACTCCTCGACCGAGATCGTCAAGGCATCGACCCTGTTGTCGGTGATCGGCGTGGCCGAGTTGCTGCTGAGCACCCAGCAGGTGATCGCTCGCACCTTCATGACGCTGGAGTTCTACCTGTTTGCCGGTTTCCTGTTCTTCCTCATCAACTACGCCATCGAGCTTCTTGGGCGACACATTGAAAAACGGGTGGCCTTGCCATGA
- a CDS encoding amino acid ABC transporter ATP-binding protein: MTQTHTATPGPALLSIEGLHKSYGEVEVLKGVDLRMQKGNVVTLIGSSGSGKTTLLRCVNLLEEFQGGHIRLEGQDIGYSDVDGKRVRHPERLIAQHRAMTGMAFQQFNLFPHLSALQNVTLGLLKVKKMPKDQAIALAEKWLDRVGLLERRNHFPGQLSGGQQQRVAIARAIAMNPSLMLFDEVTSALDPELVGEVLSVIKDLAEEGMTMLLVTHEMRFAYEVSDQIVFMNQGRIEEQGAPKALFEQPKSARLSEFLKNIRF, from the coding sequence ATGACACAGACTCACACCGCAACCCCCGGCCCGGCGCTGCTCAGCATTGAGGGCCTGCATAAATCCTACGGCGAAGTGGAAGTGCTCAAAGGCGTCGATCTGCGCATGCAGAAGGGCAACGTTGTCACCCTGATCGGTTCCAGCGGCTCGGGCAAGACAACTTTGCTGCGTTGCGTCAACCTGCTGGAGGAGTTTCAAGGCGGCCACATTCGTCTTGAAGGTCAGGACATCGGCTACAGCGACGTAGATGGCAAGCGCGTCCGCCATCCGGAGCGTCTGATCGCGCAACACCGGGCCATGACCGGCATGGCGTTTCAGCAATTCAATCTGTTTCCACACCTCAGCGCCTTGCAGAACGTGACCCTGGGCCTGCTCAAGGTCAAGAAGATGCCCAAGGATCAGGCGATTGCCCTGGCCGAGAAGTGGCTGGACCGGGTCGGGCTGCTGGAGCGGCGCAATCACTTTCCCGGCCAGTTGTCCGGTGGTCAACAGCAGCGCGTGGCGATAGCCCGCGCCATTGCCATGAACCCCAGCCTGATGCTGTTCGACGAAGTGACCTCGGCACTGGACCCGGAGCTGGTGGGCGAAGTGCTGAGCGTGATCAAAGACCTGGCCGAGGAGGGCATGACCATGTTGCTGGTGACCCACGAGATGCGCTTTGCCTATGAGGTGTCGGATCAGATCGTGTTCATGAATCAGGGCCGCATCGAAGAGCAAGGCGCACCGAAAGCCCTGTTCGAGCAGCCGAAGTCAGCACGCCTGAGCGAATTCCTCAAGAACATCCGTTTTTAA
- a CDS encoding RidA family protein → MTITRYGAGSTAGGGQPRPFARAVEADGWLHVSGQVPAQDGEIIVGGIVEQTHQTMRNLIAILEEAGYDIKDVVRVGVWLEDPRDFWSFNKVFGEYFSPEHAPARACVQANMMVDCKVEIDCIAYKRK, encoded by the coding sequence ATGACTATTACCCGTTATGGCGCAGGCAGCACCGCAGGTGGCGGACAGCCGCGCCCATTCGCCCGAGCCGTCGAGGCCGATGGCTGGTTGCACGTTTCCGGCCAGGTCCCCGCGCAGGACGGCGAGATCATCGTTGGCGGTATCGTCGAGCAAACGCACCAGACCATGCGCAACCTGATCGCAATCCTCGAAGAGGCCGGGTACGACATCAAGGACGTGGTTCGCGTCGGCGTATGGCTGGAAGACCCACGCGACTTCTGGAGCTTCAACAAGGTGTTCGGCGAATACTTCAGCCCCGAACACGCCCCGGCGCGGGCTTGCGTGCAGGCCAACATGATGGTGGACTGCAAGGTCGAAATCGACTGCATAGCTTATAAACGGAAGTAG